The following coding sequences are from one Devosia neptuniae window:
- a CDS encoding TIGR03842 family LLM class F420-dependent oxidoreductase codes for MEFGITFKGFVDAERARYLVRAAEYAGFTYCWFYDSHILWRDCYAAIAMCMEHTEQMRFGPLVTNPDVRDWSVAASIFGSLSKQSGGRFDLAVGRGDSSMRVMGKKPATLARVADFITKTKAMIRGEEVSYGEIPAPVKFPWAVGHEIPSWIAAYGPLALKTAGESADGVVLQIADPGLCKWFTDQCLEGGRAAGKDMSNFRSMAAAPAYFGDKKKAIEAVKWFPAMVGNHVADIVEKYGADSDQVPKSLTSYVEKRRGYDYSKHGQADNPFLDFITDDIVESFCVLGEPQDHIAKIRDLETAGVTQFNIYLDSGDEEEIISRYGREVIPAFR; via the coding sequence ATGGAATTCGGGATTACTTTCAAAGGCTTTGTCGACGCCGAGCGGGCCCGATATCTGGTGCGAGCGGCCGAATATGCCGGCTTTACCTATTGCTGGTTCTACGATTCCCACATTCTCTGGCGCGATTGCTACGCCGCCATCGCCATGTGCATGGAACATACCGAGCAGATGCGCTTCGGCCCGCTGGTCACCAATCCCGATGTGCGCGACTGGTCGGTCGCAGCCTCCATCTTCGGCTCGCTGTCCAAGCAGAGCGGCGGGCGCTTCGACCTTGCCGTCGGGCGCGGCGATAGCTCGATGCGCGTCATGGGCAAGAAGCCTGCGACCCTGGCCCGTGTCGCCGATTTCATCACCAAGACCAAGGCCATGATCCGCGGCGAGGAAGTTTCCTATGGCGAAATCCCCGCGCCGGTGAAATTTCCCTGGGCCGTCGGCCACGAGATCCCCAGCTGGATCGCCGCCTATGGCCCGCTGGCGCTCAAGACCGCCGGCGAATCCGCCGATGGCGTGGTGTTGCAGATTGCCGATCCAGGCCTCTGCAAATGGTTCACCGACCAGTGCCTCGAAGGGGGCAGGGCGGCCGGCAAGGACATGTCCAATTTCCGCTCGATGGCGGCGGCCCCCGCCTATTTCGGCGACAAGAAAAAGGCGATCGAGGCGGTCAAATGGTTCCCCGCCATGGTGGGCAACCACGTCGCTGACATCGTAGAAAAATACGGCGCCGATTCCGATCAAGTGCCCAAGAGCCTCACCAGCTATGTCGAAAAGCGCCGTGGCTACGACTATTCCAAGCACGGTCAGGCCGATAACCCGTTCCTGGATTTCATCACCGATGACATCGTGGAAAGCTTCTGCGTGCTGGGCGAACCGCAGGATCACATCGCCAAGATCCGCGACCTCGAAACAGCCGGCGTCACCCAGTTCAACATCTATCTCGACTCTGGCGACGAAGAAGAAATCATCTCCCGCTACGGCCGCGAAGTCATCCCGGCATTCCGCTGA
- a CDS encoding LacI family DNA-binding transcriptional regulator: MKRVTIQQIADHLGISKFAVSRALSGKPGVSEPTRHLIVDTAAALGYNARRQGAGQNIEVIFKNRATASRELWVDVQNGIDHEATAHGCVMSVRWLDDPAELPRIENGAIGYILVGPQTPAMLETALSSALPAVVVNHIVPPLWQKDQVSAADVEAGVYVAHHLQSLGHRRVVYAHGRLGYPGRLARLAGFADAIAEVEDMELREIGFSDDRAAGDLREAVTAMAASGFEPTAFFCGSDIVAVTVVSELMRLGLRIPEDVSVVGHADYAIATQISPQLTTVHMPHREMGIAAVRVLLSRAGQSPFMNELPPQRINLVPHLVERQSSGPASHESWRHRLRGAPSSA; this comes from the coding sequence ATGAAGCGGGTAACGATCCAGCAAATTGCCGACCATTTGGGTATTTCCAAATTTGCCGTTTCCCGCGCGCTGAGCGGGAAGCCCGGGGTGAGCGAGCCGACACGGCACCTGATCGTGGATACGGCCGCCGCTCTTGGCTACAACGCCCGGCGCCAAGGTGCCGGCCAGAACATTGAGGTGATCTTCAAGAACCGGGCGACAGCCAGCCGGGAATTATGGGTCGACGTACAAAACGGCATCGACCACGAAGCGACCGCCCACGGTTGTGTCATGTCGGTGCGTTGGCTGGATGATCCAGCCGAGCTACCGCGCATTGAGAACGGCGCCATTGGCTATATCCTGGTCGGACCGCAGACGCCGGCGATGCTTGAGACGGCCCTGAGCAGCGCGCTACCGGCCGTGGTGGTCAATCACATCGTTCCGCCCTTGTGGCAGAAAGATCAGGTGAGCGCGGCGGACGTAGAAGCAGGTGTTTACGTTGCGCACCATTTGCAATCCCTGGGCCACCGCCGCGTCGTCTACGCGCATGGACGGCTCGGTTATCCGGGGCGGCTGGCGCGCCTCGCCGGCTTTGCCGATGCAATCGCTGAAGTAGAAGACATGGAGCTGCGTGAGATTGGCTTCTCCGACGATCGGGCGGCCGGCGACCTGCGCGAGGCTGTAACCGCCATGGCGGCGAGCGGTTTTGAGCCCACGGCGTTCTTCTGCGGCAGCGACATTGTCGCCGTGACGGTGGTATCCGAGCTGATGCGGCTTGGACTGCGCATTCCAGAGGACGTCTCCGTCGTCGGCCATGCCGATTATGCTATCGCCACGCAGATCTCGCCGCAGTTGACCACCGTTCACATGCCCCACCGCGAAATGGGTATTGCAGCAGTCAGGGTGCTGCTGTCCCGCGCCGGGCAGTCGCCATTCATGAATGAATTGCCACCCCAGCGGATCAACCTTGTCCCCCATCTGGTCGAGCGGCAATCAAGCGGCCCGGCAAGTCATGAATCATGGCGGCACCGTTTGCGCGGAGCGCCCAGCTCTGCATGA
- a CDS encoding ABC transporter ATP-binding protein yields the protein MSGLIIKNAIVRAGERTILADASFSAPASAVTGLIGPNGAGKSTLIAAVMGRRRLSGGTIAFDGIDLPGTRAAERARLCAHVEQFATTTERLSVRDVVALGRVPFQSDWQAVPSPHDDVVVTDAIEALGMSAFGDRLYHRLSGGEQQRVQIARALAQEPQLLLLDEPTSHLDIKAQLLVLEVLRQRALAGCTIVVAMHDLNLAARYCDHLVMLNNGRTAAEGTPADVLAPDLLLRVYGVQSTIVNVPGRDYPIVIYDSAVNSD from the coding sequence ATGAGCGGGCTGATCATCAAGAACGCCATTGTGCGGGCAGGGGAACGGACCATTTTGGCCGATGCCAGTTTTTCGGCCCCCGCTAGTGCCGTCACCGGGCTGATCGGCCCCAATGGCGCAGGCAAGTCGACCCTGATTGCCGCCGTGATGGGCCGGCGGCGTCTGTCCGGTGGCACGATTGCCTTTGATGGCATTGACCTGCCCGGAACGCGAGCCGCCGAGCGGGCCAGGCTATGCGCCCATGTCGAACAATTCGCCACCACCACCGAGCGGCTCAGCGTGCGCGATGTGGTGGCCCTGGGCCGCGTGCCCTTTCAGTCAGACTGGCAGGCCGTGCCCTCGCCCCATGACGACGTCGTGGTGACGGACGCGATCGAGGCTCTGGGCATGTCCGCCTTTGGCGACCGGCTCTACCACCGGCTGTCAGGCGGCGAGCAACAGCGTGTCCAGATTGCCCGTGCGCTGGCGCAGGAACCGCAACTCCTGCTGCTCGACGAGCCGACCAGCCATCTCGATATCAAGGCGCAATTGCTGGTGCTCGAGGTGTTGCGGCAGCGGGCGCTGGCGGGCTGTACTATCGTGGTCGCCATGCACGATCTCAACTTGGCCGCCCGCTATTGCGATCATCTCGTCATGCTCAATAATGGACGAACCGCAGCCGAGGGGACACCGGCCGACGTGCTGGCCCCGGACCTACTGTTGCGGGTCTATGGCGTGCAGTCGACGATCGTGAACGTGCCTGGCAGGGACTATCCGATCGTGATTTACGATTCCGCCGTCAATTCCGATTGA
- a CDS encoding ABC transporter permease gives MAIVEVQQAAKVPAADQVGLASQRQLVWLKFTEHKLAVVSLVVIALIYLIGAFCEFVAPRTPDHYDSAYTMLAPQPLKFFYTDENGTTQFGLHVTGFSSQRDPATLRRVFTTDESIRVPVSFFVKGQPYQMWGFIPGDIHLIGPVDPAQPFYLLGSDRMGRDVLSRVIYGTRISTSIGLIGVAVSLVLGVILGGISGYFGGVVDNLIQRVIEFIMSVPTIPLWMGLAAAIPVTWSPVLVYLIITMIISLIGWTSLAREVRGRFMSWRNEPFVTAARLDGTSQMTIIGRHLVPGFISHIIASVTLAIPAMIIAETSLSFLGIGLRPPVVSWGVLLQEAQNIRSLAEAPWLLAPGVLVIITVLALNFLGDGLRDAADPYS, from the coding sequence ATGGCCATTGTCGAGGTCCAGCAGGCTGCAAAAGTGCCGGCCGCAGACCAGGTGGGTCTGGCCAGTCAGCGCCAGCTGGTGTGGCTCAAATTTACCGAGCACAAACTGGCCGTGGTCAGCCTTGTGGTTATCGCGCTCATTTATCTGATCGGCGCATTTTGCGAGTTCGTGGCACCCCGCACACCGGACCACTACGATTCCGCCTATACAATGCTGGCGCCCCAGCCACTGAAGTTCTTCTATACCGATGAGAACGGCACCACTCAGTTCGGCCTGCACGTCACCGGCTTTTCATCGCAACGCGACCCGGCAACGCTCCGCCGCGTGTTCACGACCGATGAATCGATCCGCGTGCCGGTATCGTTCTTCGTAAAGGGGCAGCCCTATCAGATGTGGGGCTTCATTCCGGGTGATATTCATCTGATTGGGCCGGTCGATCCTGCCCAGCCATTCTATCTGCTGGGCTCGGATCGTATGGGTCGTGATGTGCTCAGCCGGGTGATCTACGGGACCCGCATATCGACCTCCATCGGCCTGATCGGAGTTGCTGTCAGCCTCGTGCTTGGCGTGATCCTGGGCGGTATTTCGGGCTATTTTGGCGGTGTGGTCGACAACCTCATCCAGCGCGTGATTGAATTCATCATGTCGGTGCCCACAATTCCATTGTGGATGGGCCTGGCGGCAGCGATCCCGGTGACCTGGTCTCCGGTGCTGGTTTATCTCATCATAACTATGATCATCTCGCTGATCGGCTGGACCTCGCTGGCGCGTGAGGTGCGCGGGCGCTTCATGTCCTGGCGGAACGAGCCATTCGTCACGGCTGCCCGGCTCGATGGCACCAGTCAGATGACGATCATCGGACGTCATCTTGTCCCGGGCTTCATTTCGCACATCATCGCGTCGGTGACGCTGGCCATTCCAGCCATGATCATTGCCGAAACCTCGTTGTCCTTCTTGGGCATTGGACTGCGGCCGCCGGTCGTGAGCTGGGGTGTGCTGCTGCAGGAAGCCCAAAACATTCGCTCGTTGGCTGAAGCACCTTGGCTGCTGGCGCCCGGCGTACTCGTCATCATCACCGTGCTTGCCCTGAATTTCCTTGGCGATGGCCTGCGCGACGCGGCGGACCCTTATTCATGA
- a CDS encoding 2-keto-4-pentenoate hydratase — protein METIVNTSGAPEAARLLLDARQTGTTLPHLPEHLRPRSQADAHRIQDAIIAQLGTVGGWKIFAGDEPAPFLSPLPARLVFDQGHQAPKSPLPIVLVELEIALTLGQDLPARDIPYDVPTVREAIASFHPLLELISFSWTDRDQVDRLTQLSDLQNSAGFVVGDGMADWQAFDPAGVGSALRLDGVEVATTSTGCDLHTILRTLALLANHAATRGVSLRKGQVITTGSRLVAPIGGAKSIRGEIGGLGSVWAALT, from the coding sequence ATGGAGACCATTGTGAACACTTCTGGAGCGCCTGAGGCGGCCCGTCTCTTGCTGGATGCCCGCCAAACGGGAACGACGCTGCCACACTTGCCCGAGCATTTGCGGCCACGATCGCAGGCCGATGCCCACCGCATTCAGGATGCGATTATCGCCCAGCTTGGCACGGTGGGAGGCTGGAAGATATTTGCCGGTGATGAACCGGCGCCCTTTCTGTCGCCGCTGCCAGCACGTCTGGTTTTTGACCAGGGCCATCAGGCACCCAAGAGCCCGTTGCCGATTGTCCTTGTCGAGCTGGAAATCGCTCTCACTCTTGGCCAGGATCTGCCGGCGAGGGACATTCCCTATGATGTCCCAACCGTCCGCGAGGCCATTGCAAGCTTTCACCCCCTGCTCGAACTCATCTCCTTTAGTTGGACGGACCGGGACCAGGTAGACAGGCTGACGCAGCTGAGCGACCTGCAGAATAGCGCCGGCTTTGTAGTTGGTGACGGGATGGCGGACTGGCAGGCTTTCGATCCGGCTGGCGTCGGATCGGCATTACGGCTCGATGGCGTCGAAGTGGCTACGACGTCGACCGGCTGCGACCTTCACACCATCCTGCGCACATTGGCGCTGTTGGCAAATCATGCCGCTACACGTGGCGTTTCCTTGCGCAAGGGACAGGTGATTACGACAGGCTCGCGCTTAGTCGCACCAATCGGCGGCGCCAAATCTATCCGTGGCGAAATCGGCGGCCTTGGCTCCGTCTGGGCCGCGCTCACCTAA